From a single Peromyscus maniculatus bairdii isolate BWxNUB_F1_BW_parent chromosome 4, HU_Pman_BW_mat_3.1, whole genome shotgun sequence genomic region:
- the Nxph2 gene encoding neurexophilin-2, which yields MRLRPLPLVVVPGLLQLLFCDSEEVIHTTEGVDWEDRDVPGALVGNVVHSRITSPLRLFVKQPPGPKPAYSDSMENFWDWLANITEIQEPLARTKRRPIVKTGKFKKMFGWGDFHSNIKTVKLNLLITGKIVDHGNGTFSVYFRHNSTGLGNVSVSLVPPSKIVEFEVSPQSTLETKESKSFNCRIEYEKTDRAKKTALCNFDPSKICYQEQTQSHVSWLCSKPFKVICIYIAFYSVDYKLVQKVCPDYNYHSETPYLSSG from the coding sequence CTCTTTTGTGACAGTGAAGAAGTGATACACACCACAGAGGGTGtagactgggaagacagagatgtTCCAGGAGCATTGGTTGGAAATGTGGTACACTCACGGATTACCAGTCCTCTGCGTCTATTTGTTAAACAGCCTCCAGGTCCAAAGCCTGCATATTCAGACAGCATGGAAAATTTTTGGGATTGGCTGGCTAACATCACGGAGATTCAGGAGCCACTGGCAAGAACTAAAAGACGGCCAATAGTGAAAAcaggaaaatttaagaaaatgtttgggTGGGGTGACTTCCATTCTAACATTAAAACTGTCAAACTTAACCTGCTCATCACAGGGAAAATTGTTGACCATGGAAATGGAACGTTCAGTGTTTATTTCCGACACAATTCAACAGGCCTGGGCAACGTTTCCGTGAGCTTGGTACCGCCCTCTAAAATAGTGGAATTTGAAGTATCCCCTCAGTCTACCTTGGAGACCAAGGAATCCAAATCTTTCAACTGCCGTATTGAGTATGAAAAAACAGATCGGGCAAAGAAGACCGCTCTGTGCAATTTCGACCCATCCAAGAtctgctaccaggagcagactcAGAGCCATGTGTCTTGGTTATGTTCTAAACCGTTTAAGGTCATCTGCATTTACATTGCCTTTTACAGTGTTGACTATAAACTTGTGCAAAAGGTTTGTCCTGACTACAATTACCATAGTGAGACGCCATACTTATCTTCTGGATGA